In Luteitalea sp., one genomic interval encodes:
- a CDS encoding HPr family phosphocarrier protein, whose product MMSREVTIVNSLGLHARAAARFVRLASEFAADVKVTRGSRTLNGKSIMGLLLLGAACGTTMTISADGVDETDAIDRLSALVAAGFGEDTCSN is encoded by the coding sequence ATGATGTCGCGAGAGGTCACCATCGTCAACTCCTTGGGGCTCCATGCGCGCGCGGCGGCACGCTTCGTGCGCCTCGCCAGTGAGTTTGCCGCCGACGTGAAGGTCACGCGGGGCAGTCGCACCCTGAACGGGAAGAGCATCATGGGCCTGCTGTTACTCGGTGCCGCCTGTGGCACCACCATGACGATCTCAGCCGACGGTGTCGATGAGACCGACGCTATCGATCGATTGAGCGCCCTTGTGGCAGCTGGATTCGGAGAAGAC